A window of Elgaria multicarinata webbii isolate HBS135686 ecotype San Diego chromosome 2, rElgMul1.1.pri, whole genome shotgun sequence contains these coding sequences:
- the KLHL41 gene encoding kelch-like protein 41, translated as MDSQRELTEELRLYQSTLLQDGLRELLEEKKFVDCSLKAGDKSLPCHRLILSACSPYFREYFFSEQSEEKKKEVILDNVDPVILDMIIKYLYSASIDLNDSNVQDIFALASRFQIPSVFTVCVSYLQKRLAVGNCLAILRLGLLLDCPRLALSARDFVSDHFVKICREEDFMQLAPHELISIILPDSLNIEKEEVVFEAVMKWLKTDKENRMKSLGEVFDCIRFRLMEEKYFKEHVEKDDLIKSNPDLSKKIKVIKDAFAGKLPEPTKSAGKSAKGEVNGDVGDEDLLPGYLNDIPRHGMFVKDLILLINDTASVAYDPNENECYLAALSEQIPRNHSSIVTKQKQVYVVGGLYVDEENKEQPFQSYFFQLDTITSEWAGLPPLPSARCLFGLGESENKIYVIAGKDLQTEESLDSVLCYDPTLLKWNEVKKLPIKVYGHATISCNGAIYCLGGKTDDKKCTNRVFIYNSKRGDWRDLPPMKVARSMFGVAVHKSKIVIAGGVTEDGLSASVEAFDLTTNKWEVMPEFPQERSSICLVDLSDSLYAIGGFAMVQLETKEFAPNEVNDIWKYDDEKKEWCGMLKEIRYASGASCLSVGLNLFKLSKL; from the exons ATGGATTCCCAAAGAGAACTCACTGAAGAGCTTCGACTTTATCAATCTACTCTTCTTCAGGATGGCCTCAGGGAGCTTTTGGAAGAGAAAAAGTTTGTTGATTGTTCCCTAAAAGCTGGGGATAAAAGTCTTCCATGCCACAGACTGATTTTGTCCGCCTGTAGTCCTTATTTCCGTGAGTATTTCTTCTCAGAGCAAagtgaggagaaaaagaaagaggtaaTCCTAGACAATGTTGACCCTGTCATTCTTGACATGATTATTAAGTACCTTTATTCTGCAAGCATTGACCTCAATGATTCTAATGTACAAGATATTTTTGCCTTGGCGAGCCGCTTTCAGATTCCCTCTGTTTTCACTGTGTGTGTTTCTTACCTTCAGAAGAGACTTGCTGTTGGTAATTGCCTGGCCATCCTTAGATTAGGTCTCCTCCTTGACTGCCCAAGACTTGCACTGTCTGCCCGTGATTTTGTGTCAGACCATTTTGTGAAGATTTGCAGAGAAGAAGACTTCATGCAGCTCGCCCCCCATGAACTTATCTCGATTATTTTACCAGACAGCTTAAACATTGAAAAAGAGGAAGTGGTTTTTGAGGCTGTAATGAAATGGCTGAAGACGGATAAGGAGAATCGaatgaagagtcttggagaagtGTTTGACTGTATCCGCTTCCGCCTGATGGAGGAGAAATATTTCAAGGAACATGTTGAAAAGGATGATCTGATCAAAAGCAATCCAGacctttccaaaaaaataaagGTTATTAAAGATGCCTTTGCTGGGAAATTGCCTGAGCCTACCAAAAGTGCAGGAAAGTCAGCCAAAGGAGAGGTTAATGGTGATGTAGGGGATGAAGATTTACTCCCTGGTTACCTGAATGATATTCCAAGGCATGGAATGTTTGTCAAAGACCTCATTCTTCTGATCAATGATACTGCTTCTGTGGCTTATGATCCCAATGAGAATGAATGTTACCTGGCAGCGCTGTCAGAACAGATTCCCAGAAATCATTCCAGCATAGTCACTAAACAAAAACAGGTCTATGTAGTGGGAGGACTGTATGTGGATGAAGAGAACAAGGAACAGCCTTTCCAGTCATACTTTTTCCAG CTGGATACCATCACTTCTGAATGGGCTGGCCTTCCTCCGCTGCCATCAGCCAGATGTCTGTTTGGGCTGGGAGAATCAGAGAACAAAATCTATGTAATTGCAGGCAAGGACCTCCAAACTGAGGAGTCCCTGGATTCAGTACTATGCTATGATCCCAC ATTACTCAAATGGAATGAGGTCAAAAAGCTCCCAATCAAAGTGTATGGTCATGCTACAATTTCCTGTAACGGAGCAATATATTGTCTTGGAGGAAAGACTGATGATAA AAAATGCACTAACAGAGTATTCATATATAATTCCAAGAGGGGAGACTGGCGTGATCTTCCCCCCATGAAAGTGGCTCGCTCTATGTTTGGTGTTGCTGTCCATAAAAGCAAAATTGTCATTGCAGGGGGCGTTACTGAAGATGGCCTCTCAGCTTCTGTTGAAGCATTTGATCTCACCACTAACAA ATGGGAGGTTATGCCAGAGTTCCCGCAGGAAAGAAGCTCTATTTGTTTAGTTGATCTGTCTGACTCTTTGTATGCTATTGGTGGTTTTGCTATGGTTCAACTTGAAACAAAGGAATTTGCACCTAATGAGGTGAACGACATCTGGAA ATATGATGATGAGAAGAAAGAGTGGTGTGGCATGCTGAAAGAAATCCGCTATGCCTCTGGAGCCTCTTGTCTTTCCGTTGGCCTGAATCTGTTTAAGCTGTCAAAGCTTTAA